A section of the Triticum dicoccoides isolate Atlit2015 ecotype Zavitan chromosome 7A, WEW_v2.0, whole genome shotgun sequence genome encodes:
- the LOC119331977 gene encoding chloroplast processing peptidase-like, which yields MAMAPPRLLRGLIAPMSPADWLPCHLQLLASSASLLHRWWLPSLARLRCPSCSDGFKLFLVLLLFSAALAEVRFVASASMAPTLRPGDRAVAEKVTYMFRKPSAGDVVFFRVPAALQNCGINKDVVFIKRVVATPGDFIEVRQGQLIVNGVAQNEHYTAPHGGSDTMEAMRLPEDHVFVMGDNRNNSCDSRAWGPLPISNIVGRHIMSFTRSSLQ from the exons ATGGCGATGGCGCCGCCGCGTCTGCTGCGGGGCCTCATCGCGCCGATGTCGCCGGCGGACTGGCTGCCCTGCCACCTCCAGCTGCTGGCCTCGTCCGCCTCGCTCCTGCACCGCTGGTGGCTCCCCTCGCTCGCGCGCCTCCGCTGCCCCTCCTGCTCCGACGGATTCAAGCTCTTCCTCGTCCTGCTCCTCTTCTCCGCCGCCCTCGCCGAGGTCCGCTTCGTCGCCTCCGCCTCCATGGCGCCCACCCTCCGCCCGGGCGACCGCGCCGTCGCAGAAAAA GTCACCTACATGTTCCGGAAGCCATCTGCCGGGGATGTAGTCTTCTTCCGGGTGCCCGCCGCCCTGCAG AATTGCGGCATAAATAAAGATGTTGTATTTATTAAGAGGGTTGTTGCCACCCCTGGAGATTTCATCGAG GTCCGACAAGGCCAGCTTATTGTTAATGGTGTTGCACAAAATGAACATTACACCGCACCCCATGGTGGGTCGGACACGATGGAAgccatg CGCCTCCCTGAAGACCATGTATTCGTCATGGGTGATAACCGCAATAACAGCTGCGATTCTCGTGCCTG GGGACCTCTTCCTATCAGCAACATTGTTGGGAGACACATCATGTCCTTTACAAGATCCTCCCTCCAATAG